The Tripterygium wilfordii isolate XIE 37 chromosome 5, ASM1340144v1, whole genome shotgun sequence genome window below encodes:
- the LOC119998958 gene encoding ubiquitin carboxyl-terminal hydrolase 16, with protein sequence MLVPGILGLQGLVLGSLLAVVLLVRHKWNNAVARKDEMDRLLASATEETAAAEAEAVGLYYSSMPRQYQCAVCYNPTTTRCSRCKAVHYCSGKCQIIHWRQGHKYECCPPTSTTFFEEGSEFGEERPLKNYSETHINDFVIEDAQEMHTSGARSECPFDVSPIGNATSLGRSDVDTSLVNNRKGNAQRRKRKDVRSLSFSESSDHPTLTTCDHSSTGLKSELPDKIISISKSPQNTCNGDAQLFKGKHVRSLSSFASGDHSSSDSKGCSDISCKSGLPPVISGAPDLPEEKPNGLKSSVRKVLKQFGASKESKHQKLGFGNEVARRSTYKILFPYELFIELYCDDEVELYPFGLTNCGNSCYANAVLQCLAFTRPLTSYLVRGFHSEACPKKEWCFICEFEILIMKARGGESTLSPIRILSKIQKVSRFSQGSEEDAHEFLRYAVETMQSACLKEVGNRGKVAEETTFVGLTFGGFLRSKIKCMKCLCKSERIERMMDLTVEIDGDIGTLEEALSQFTASEVLDGENKYRCNRCKSYEKAWKKLTVLEAPNVLTIVMKRFQLGNYGKLNKFVQFPEVLDMSPYTSGTSDKSPLFSLYAVVVHLDTMNAAFSGHYVCYVKNFRGEWFRIDDSMVIPVELERVLTEGAYMLLYARHSPRASALERNLAISQSVKSKKQNLEAVPSSHNQSKRKSSSNATSTVPLAQRKPVKCHYQRSLEGSSANQFFDPDFWRFHSKQRFSTADSSSESSSLFSYSDASSCSTTSTKDSSHSEDLSDYIFGDVKPSWYRHYGLPSDL encoded by the exons ATGCTGGTCCCTGGGATTTTAGGGCTTCAGGGCCTCGTGTTGGGGTCGTTACTGGCGGTCGTTCTCTTGGTTCGTCACAAGTGGAATAATGCTGTGGCGAGGAAGGACGAGATGGACCGGCTGCTCGCTTCGGCTACCGAAGAAACGGCTGCCGCGGAGGCCGAAGCTGTTGGACTGTACTACTCGAGTATGCCCAGGCAGTACCAGTGCGCTGTGTGCTATAACCCTACGACTACGCGTTGTTCCCGGTGCAAAGCTGTCCATTATTG TTCTGGCAAGTGTCAAATTATTCATTGGAGACAAGGGCATAAGTATGAATGCTGTCCTCCAACTTCCACCACCTTTTTTGAAGAAGGAAGTGAGTTCGGTGAGGAACGACCATTGAAGAACTACTCTGAAACTCATATTAATGATTTTGTTATAGAAG ATGCTCAAGAGATGCACACTTCTGGAGCTAGAAGTGAATGCCCGTTTGATGTATCTCCAATTGGAAATGCTACATCATTAGGAAGGTCAGATGTTGATACTTCTTTAGTTAATAATCGCAAAGGTAATGCACAGCGCCGTAAACGCAAGGATGTGAGATCTCTTTCATTTAGTGAATCTAGTGATCATCCCACTTTAACCACATGTGACCATTCAAGTACCGGTTTGAAGTCTGAGTTACCTGATAAAATTATTAGCATCTCAAAGTCACCGCAGAATACTTGTAATGGCGATGCACAGCTATTTAAAGGTAAACATGTCAGATCATTATCATCTTTTGCATCTGGTGATCATTCATCATCAGACTCAAAAGGCTGCTCAGATATCAGTTGCAAATCTGGGCTGCCTCCAGTAATTAGTGGTGCTCCGGACTTGCCTGAAGAAAAACCCAATGGCTTGAAGTCGTCAGTCCGGAAAGTTCTCAAGCAGTTTGGGGCTTCAAAAGAgtcaaagcatcaaaagttAGGTTTTGGGAATGAGGTTGCTCGAAGATCCACTTATAAG ATACTCTTTCCGTATGAGCTGTTTATTGAACTTTACTGTGATGATGAGGTGGAGCTATACCCATTTGGACTTACAAATTGTGGGAACAG tTGTTATGCTAATGCTGTACTCCAGTGTTTGGCATTTACACGACCTCTCACTTCCTATCTTGTTCGAGGATTCCATTCCGAAGCAT GCCCAAAAAAAGAGTGGTGTTTCATCTGtgaatttgaaattttaattatgaAAGCAAGGGGAGGGGAGTCTACTTTGTCTCCGATCAGGATACTATCTAAGATACAAAAAGTAAGTCGCTTTAGTCAAGGTAGCGAAGAAGATGCCCATGAATTCTTGAG GTATGCTGTTGAAACCATGCAATCTGCTTGCCTCAAGGAAGTTGGGAATCGGGGTAAAGTGGCAGAAGAAACAACTTTTGTAGGCCTGACTTTTGGTGGTTTCCTTCGATCCAAG ATTAAATGCATGAAGTGCCTTTGCAAATCTGAGCGAATTGAACGGATGATGGACTTAACTGTGGAAATTGATGGAGACATTGGGACTCTTGAAGAAGCACTCTCTCAATTTACAGCTAGTGAAGTCTTGGATGGAGAGAACAAGTACCGTTGCAATAG GTGCAAATCTTATGAGAAAGCCTGGAAAAAGTTGACTGTATTGGAGGCACCCAATGTTCTTACAATCGTGATGAAGCGATTTCAG TTGGGTAACTATGGGAAGCTGAATAAGTTTGTTCAGTTCCCTGAGGTCCTTGATATGAGTCCATATACCAGTGGAACAAGTGACAAATCTCCCCTGTTTAGTCTCTATGCTGTGGTCGTTCACTTGGATACAATGAATGCAGCATTCTCGGGCCATTATGTCTGCTACGTAAAGAATTTTCGAGGGGAGTGGTTCAGAATAGATGACAGCATG GTGATTCCTGTCGAGTTGGAGAGGGTTTTAACGGAAGGGGCATACATGCTTCTCTATGCGAG GCACTCTCCACGAGCCTCAGCTTTGGAGAGGAACTTAGCGATATCTCAGAGTGTAAAGTCCAAGAAACAGAACTTGGAAGCTGTTCCTTCCAGCCATAACCAATCGAAGAGAAAATCCAGCTCTAATGCCACCAGCACTGTTCCTTTGGCACAAAGGAAGCCTGTAAAATGCCATTACCAGAGGTCGCTGGAAGGTTCAAGCGCCAATCAATTCTTTGATCCAGATTTTTGGAGATTTCATTCAAAGCAAAGATTTTCCACAGCAGATTCATCCAGTGAAAGTTCTTCCCTTTTCAGTTACTCTGATGCCAGTTCTTGTAGTACTACAAGCACGAAGGATTCATCCCACAGTGAAGACTTATCCGATTACATATTTGGTGACGTGAAACCCAGTTGGTATCGCCATTATGGACTTCCGTCAGATCTATAG